In Chitinibacter sp. SCUT-21, a single genomic region encodes these proteins:
- a CDS encoding SPOR domain-containing protein — translation MKVIFALLLIANLLVFGWFKLDVAPLKVEIQSREKNASAVKVVTGQLGSTPTQEPVAYASPADGTSTAVPSAKPTPAASEAPKPTPAPTEVAKVAAAGHCIRWTGITGEQITSAREKLRALGISATETSSGESTKVWVYMPPLESMEVAKTKAAQLADLGITDYFIVNNGGRWQNAISLGIFSTREAGERHLAELQAKGVRSAVVRDRDDTLKQASFSAKNVSDQQMDKLNRLTQQFKGSVLRDLACPR, via the coding sequence ATGAAAGTTATTTTCGCCCTATTGCTGATCGCCAATTTGCTGGTTTTTGGCTGGTTCAAGCTCGACGTGGCGCCGCTGAAAGTTGAAATTCAAAGCCGCGAGAAAAATGCGTCTGCCGTCAAAGTCGTTACAGGGCAATTAGGCAGCACGCCAACCCAAGAACCCGTCGCCTATGCGTCACCAGCCGATGGCACGAGTACCGCCGTGCCGAGCGCCAAGCCAACGCCAGCGGCCAGCGAAGCGCCCAAACCTACGCCAGCGCCGACTGAAGTCGCCAAGGTAGCAGCAGCTGGACACTGCATTCGTTGGACCGGCATTACGGGCGAGCAAATCACTTCGGCGCGAGAGAAACTGCGTGCGCTGGGCATTAGCGCCACCGAAACCAGCAGCGGTGAATCGACCAAAGTATGGGTCTACATGCCGCCATTGGAGAGCATGGAAGTGGCAAAAACCAAAGCAGCCCAATTGGCCGATTTGGGTATTACCGACTACTTTATCGTCAATAATGGCGGTCGCTGGCAAAATGCGATTTCACTGGGTATTTTCAGCACGCGTGAAGCGGGTGAGCGCCATTTAGCTGAGCTACAAGCCAAAGGCGTACGCTCGGCCGTCGTTCGCGACCGCGACGACACCTTAAAGCAAGCAAGCTTTAGTGCCAAAAACGTCAGCGATCAGCAAATGGACAAACTCAATCGCCTGACCCAGCAGTTTAAAGGCTCGGTCTTGCGCGATTTGGCTTGCCCACGTTAA
- a CDS encoding LPP20 family lipoprotein, with product MPHTSKLKKILKFSLASAFLVTLSACVSPSKTASHLDGDSHPPVVLPSKVTAVGYGAMPTMDGLSPSQRRLLAMRASKLDAYRTLAEMVSGVKITGNSTVSAMALNNDGFRAFVESHLRGARVVTVTPLPDGAFETTLELTLGGDFYRAAQIASPSGASEAMPAAPAPMKVVPQPVSTKVEPSQNFYLAL from the coding sequence ATGCCTCACACGTCTAAGTTAAAAAAAATACTTAAATTCTCGTTGGCAAGCGCATTTCTTGTGACCTTGAGCGCTTGTGTCAGCCCAAGCAAGACCGCAAGTCATCTAGATGGCGATTCGCATCCTCCCGTGGTGCTACCAAGTAAAGTCACCGCAGTTGGCTATGGCGCGATGCCAACTATGGATGGTTTATCACCATCGCAACGCCGCCTCTTAGCCATGAGAGCGTCTAAACTCGATGCTTACCGTACCTTGGCGGAAATGGTTTCTGGCGTCAAAATTACTGGCAATAGTACGGTTTCTGCTATGGCGCTTAATAATGATGGTTTTCGTGCCTTTGTAGAATCGCATTTACGTGGAGCGCGAGTTGTCACGGTCACCCCATTGCCAGATGGCGCTTTTGAGACGACACTGGAGCTGACTTTGGGCGGCGATTTTTACCGCGCAGCCCAAATAGCCAGCCCAAGTGGCGCTAGCGAGGCCATGCCTGCCGCGCCCGCGCCAATGAAGGTTGTTCCGCAACCCGTTTCGACCAAAGTCGAGCCTAGCCAGAATTTCTATCTCGCATTGTGA
- a CDS encoding type III pantothenate kinase: protein MSDALLSAPAMGQTLLIDLGNTRIKWRFGNGPTFAAATLEECFAALSSSAAPAQVLACVVGAEARYQAVRDYCRHTWQIEPQRLQVSRNALGVHNHYDDLSQQGCDRWAAVLGARAQFPAQTLLIVSAGTALVVDTLTQDGQYLGGTISPGLGLMKQALFQGTAKLPLADGQHQDFPRNTHDAITTGCLRAIKGIILESMDTLAQQHIPIDQILLFGGDAAAIHSLLNGKAKTVDNLVLDGLYALHCAAEGVFTQ, encoded by the coding sequence ATGAGCGACGCCCTCCTCAGTGCTCCAGCAATGGGGCAAACTTTACTGATCGACTTGGGCAACACGCGCATCAAGTGGCGCTTTGGCAATGGCCCAACTTTTGCCGCGGCGACACTCGAAGAATGCTTTGCCGCGTTGTCCAGCTCCGCAGCACCAGCGCAAGTACTGGCCTGTGTCGTCGGCGCAGAAGCGCGTTATCAAGCGGTACGCGACTATTGTCGCCACACTTGGCAAATTGAGCCACAGCGTTTGCAAGTCAGCCGCAATGCCTTGGGCGTGCATAATCATTACGACGATTTAAGCCAGCAAGGTTGCGATCGCTGGGCTGCGGTCCTTGGCGCACGCGCGCAATTTCCAGCTCAAACATTACTCATCGTCTCGGCAGGCACGGCGCTGGTCGTCGATACCTTAACGCAAGACGGCCAGTATTTAGGCGGCACCATCAGCCCGGGCTTAGGCTTAATGAAGCAAGCCCTCTTTCAAGGCACGGCCAAATTGCCACTGGCCGACGGGCAACATCAAGATTTCCCACGCAATACGCACGATGCGATCACCACCGGCTGCCTGCGTGCGATTAAGGGTATTATCCTAGAAAGCATGGATACTCTGGCACAGCAACATATACCCATTGATCAAATTTTGCTATTTGGTGGCGATGCTGCAGCCATACACAGCTTACTTAACGGCAAGGCCAAGACAGTAGATAATCTGGTCCTCGACGGTCTTTACGCCCTGCACTGCGCTGCAGAGGGAGTGTTTACGCAATGA
- a CDS encoding flagellar assembly protein T N-terminal domain-containing protein encodes MSTQAYAVQHEGIAPLGAEGLEAARRAALADALENAALFNGASVKASSQSGQKWGESSQIRGAPIGEYRTVKEWQSNGFLHVIVDVDPAIVAARVQGNEAVSSKPAQCTGADYKRKILVSHFWVQRPAQMSDLDRFPEGLQLEMVRKFYDSGNYIAQRAPSEAVFDLLPQYVDPILQPERVREMARRYAVQFVVGGIVRDISTSGERYTTTYGNDVRAGERKIELNVPLVNFTQFGLKATPAARRFEYELFVFDGVSGALINRHRLAGKASGSVVQDTATSMGSEGFKETDFGRLVDAKLAEGAARVSQDVSCIPFSARITRVEKGRVYFDAGGTSKVAVGDTMQVYRVMPGALPLDAASFEPTMSLGLPEEIVGNITVSQVQPLFAVGAMAGSKVQAGDYVRFVGRGGQK; translated from the coding sequence ATGAGTACTCAAGCCTATGCTGTGCAGCACGAAGGCATTGCCCCATTAGGAGCAGAAGGGCTTGAAGCAGCCCGACGTGCCGCTTTGGCCGATGCGCTCGAAAATGCCGCGCTATTTAACGGCGCTAGCGTTAAAGCCAGCAGCCAAAGCGGACAAAAGTGGGGGGAATCAAGTCAGATTCGAGGTGCTCCAATTGGCGAGTATCGCACCGTTAAAGAATGGCAAAGCAATGGTTTTTTGCATGTAATTGTTGATGTAGACCCAGCGATTGTGGCAGCGCGGGTGCAGGGTAATGAGGCCGTGAGTTCAAAACCAGCACAGTGCACAGGTGCCGACTATAAACGCAAGATTTTGGTGTCTCATTTTTGGGTGCAGCGCCCTGCGCAAATGAGCGATCTGGATCGTTTTCCAGAAGGCTTGCAGCTGGAAATGGTGCGCAAGTTTTACGATAGCGGCAATTATATTGCCCAGCGCGCGCCATCTGAGGCGGTGTTTGATTTGCTGCCGCAGTATGTTGATCCTATTTTGCAGCCAGAGCGTGTACGTGAAATGGCGCGCCGCTATGCAGTGCAGTTTGTTGTGGGGGGCATTGTTCGTGATATCTCGACTAGCGGCGAGCGCTATACCACAACGTATGGCAATGATGTTCGCGCCGGTGAGCGCAAAATTGAATTGAATGTGCCGTTAGTTAATTTCACGCAGTTTGGCCTAAAAGCCACGCCAGCTGCGCGTCGTTTTGAATACGAGTTATTTGTTTTTGATGGTGTTTCAGGGGCTCTGATTAATCGTCACCGTTTGGCTGGTAAAGCCTCAGGTAGCGTTGTGCAAGATACCGCTACGAGTATGGGTAGCGAAGGATTTAAAGAAACCGACTTTGGCCGTTTGGTTGATGCCAAATTGGCAGAGGGGGCGGCACGGGTTAGCCAAGATGTGAGCTGCATTCCATTTTCGGCGCGCATTACGCGCGTAGAAAAAGGGCGAGTGTATTTTGATGCAGGCGGCACTTCTAAAGTAGCGGTGGGCGATACGATGCAGGTGTATCGCGTGATGCCAGGGGCACTGCCGCTGGATGCGGCTAGTTTTGAACCCACAATGAGTTTAGGTTTACCCGAGGAAATAGTTGGCAACATCACCGTGAGTCAAGTGCAGCCATTATTTGCGGTCGGTGCGATGGCTGGCTCGAAAGTTCAGGCCGGTGATTATGTACGCTTTGTGGGGCGAGGGGGACAGAAATGA